In the Phaeodactylum tricornutum CCAP 1055/1 chromosome 13, whole genome shotgun sequence genome, CTCACTGTTGCTTCCGGTACCGAAGTCGTTGTTGAAATGGCAACTCACCACGCTTGCGATGATTGGGACAAGATGATCATGGGAGACGCTGCCATGGAAGAGATCTACACGTGGACCGGAGACATTGTCGGCGAGGAGTTTCGTGGCGCcagtggtggtggcgacggTGTGCACATTCTCACGGGCCCTATCTTTGTTGAAGATGCCGAGCCGGGAGATATCCTCAAAGTGGAGATATTGGATCTTCAGCCCCGACCTAACCAGGATGGCAAGACCTTTGGGTCCAACGCTGCTGCCTGGTGGGGCTTTCAAGCCCGGGTCAACAAGGCGGACAACACTCCTTTCTACGCCGGGTCGTTCTCCGACACGCCAACCCAGAACGACGAAATCGTCACAATCTACGAGATTGTGGAAGAAAACGGTCAGAGTTTCGCGGTGCCTTCGTACCAGTTTGAATGGCCCATCATGACGGATCCCAATGGTGTTGAACGCGATTACATTGCATACCCAGGTACATGTGTTCCACATGACACTCATAGCATAACCATACCGTCTTCGGATGTTACTGATATGGGATGGACCAAAGCGGGAGCCATCACTTACTACGACAATGTGTTCAAGGCTAAGATTCCTATCAACTACCATGTGGGTTGTATGGGGCTTGCTCCCGCTTCCCATGACTTTGTCGATTCCATTCCGCCAATGCCAACCGGTGGCAACCTGGACAATAAGCGTATTGGTGTTGGCACCACCATGTACTACCCGGTGGAAGTTGCGGGAGGCTTGATCTCAATGGGTGATGCACACGCTGCTCAGGGCGACTCGGAACTTGATGGTACAGGAATCGAAACCTCAATTACGGGCAAGTTTAAGCTAACGGTCATCAAACAGGAAGATTTTACAGCTTCTCAGGCAGTGTTGGACTTTCCCTTGGGCGAGACGGCAACGGACTGGATTATTCATGGTTTTACGGCAACCGACTACCTCGAGACATATGCAGATAACCCAGCTGCCATATACAACGCTTCAAGTATTGATGCAGCAGCAAAAAATACATTTACACAAACCCGCAAGTTTCTAATGGCAGAATATGACCTCACAGAAGCGGAAGCGTGGACAATTATCACTCAAGGCGTTGATTTTGGAATGACGCAGTTGGTTGACGGAAACTGGGGTGTTCACGCTATAGTGCCGAAAGCCATGTTTGACTTGGCTGGCCCACGCAATACAGAATGTGAATTGGACACAGCCTCTAGTTTAGCCAACTGCTTGGTTGCATGTTCTATGTGGGTGCTCACTCTGGTTGCAATGGCAGTTGCTTTGTAATAAGCGGGTACCCTACTGATGTTGTTCTACAAAGCTGCTGAAGTATCCTCATAAGACAAGTAGTGGCTAATAGCAAAGAACAGTATTGTGTGCGCTGTCAATTACAAAACTAGTCTGCATTCCTTTGTATTTCTGGCCTGTACAAAGTGGATTAATTTTCGAAGGACTTGCTCACTGCCAACCTACCATTTTTCTGGGTGGGGATTCGTCAAGTTGATCCAAATATTATCCAAACAAAATAATGAGAAATTGTGCGTGGGTGTTTGCGAAGCGTCTTTGCCCCTCCGCTTTTTTGGAACGATTAGCTGACCCGCTCTATTGCAACTTCCGGGAGGTAGAGCCGCTATCCGCTGTAGATGTCTCCTATGGGGTAAAGGAATAATCACAGATACAGTGACGGCCTCGCCAATGTCCCGGACTTGCTCCATGAGTCCCAACGGCTTGCATGAATAGCAATATCGCTTGTTAGAGCTGTGTACCTATGCATAGTTGGCGTCTATTCCGGATTGCGCTCTACTTGGACAGCAGCGACTGTGTCAGcatcttttttttctttgtaaGGATGAACCGGAATATGTACACAAAAAAGTCTTACTGGAACTCGATCTTGATCGTGGGTGAGTAGGGTAATTTTGTGTGCATACACATTTGCTCTGGCTTTCCGCTTGCTGTTGACAATCGTGCCGTCTGCCGGAACGCGCAATACTGCAAACAGGCAAAGAACAAATTTAGCAAAACGTGGTGAGACTGCGAATTTCCACAAAATATTACTACGTGAAAATTCTACGGGACTCCGAAACCGTACTATAGTATTGCGTTCGCGGGATTCGAAAGTCTAAACCGCTCATGTTTTGGACAACTCTGCCTGACGAGCACCTGCCACTTGAAATGCATTGAAAGTGAGACGCCAACCTGTGGTGATCTTGATTTCTGTAGACTCTGCCTACCCTCTCTAGAAATACATTCTGGCGAAAGCCAAAATGACAACGATTGGAACGTCGATCGTCAAGGCTATCGACAACCCTGTCGGTTCGACACGACCTCCCAGTGTTGCCCAGTCGGCTTCTTTCACGGGACATCGGCCCGTCACGCCCCCAGCGTCAGTCATTGGGCGAGTGGTTCAAAGGCAAGACTCCAAAGGGGATCGTGTTCTCTTGACGGGTCCGGCACGGTCCGGAAAAAGTAGCCTAACAATGAATCTCGCGTACTCGATCGCATCTCCCGATTCCCCGTGCCGACTTGATTGCCAAGGAAACTGTGGATGTATTGCTGCTACCATTTT is a window encoding:
- a CDS encoding formamidase-like protein (Possibly a formamidase catalyzes formamide+H2O =formate+NH3) produces the protein MSIGIVRHTIVGALLFVTSTHVPGLVSAQTTTLPLSAANVHWGYFSKTLDPVLTVASGTEVVVEMATHHACDDWDKMIMGDAAMEEIYTWTGDIVGEEFRGASGGGDGVHILTGPIFVEDAEPGDILKVEILDLQPRPNQDGKTFGSNAAAWWGFQARVNKADNTPFYAGSFSDTPTQNDEIVTIYEIVEENGQSFAVPSYQFEWPIMTDPNGVERDYIAYPGTCVPHDTHSITIPSSDVTDMGWTKAGAITYYDNVFKAKIPINYHVGCMGLAPASHDFVDSIPPMPTGGNLDNKRIGVGTTMYYPVEVAGGLISMGDAHAAQGDSELDGTGIETSITGKFKLTVIKQEDFTASQAVLDFPLGETATDWIIHVLMQQQKIHLHKPASF